A part of Gemmatimonas groenlandica genomic DNA contains:
- a CDS encoding Na+/H+ antiporter, whose protein sequence is MPHFSPILFGLAFATLVVALTAFGRRLPIPAPLLQVLAGLAVGFVPGVEMPTLDPDVVFFVFLPPILWAAAFFTSFREFTANRRAIGGLAVGLVLATTAVVAVLIRMFIPDMPWAVAVALGAIVSPPDAVAATAVVSRLPVPGRVIVILEGESLVNDASALVLYRTAVAAAVTGAFSFGEALVRFFLDAGVGVLVGLAVGWLMIVVARRTRDELAETVLTLAAPYAAWMLAETLHVSAVLACVAGGLYARQHLSTAVGPRSRIQSRAVWDLLVFTLNALIFILLGLQFAELMQKSGVAAFDGAVKYGVLLGVAVMVVRLIWVPVTTICRESLRRGRVVTSTAGSWKSMFLVSWTSMRGIVSLATAFALPLTLDNGARFPYRDEVIIMTMCLILVTLVVQGLSLAPIIRAFKFVPEAAHHEEEQVARQEALRRAAEALDDASREPWADPADVEWLRTELRDRQHRHKNASHTSHANHGSRSRLRSRMLDAERRMLLRLRNEGAISDEVLRTLESEIDLDTLRLSPSS, encoded by the coding sequence GTGCCGCACTTTTCTCCGATTCTGTTCGGGTTGGCGTTCGCCACCTTGGTGGTGGCACTCACGGCGTTCGGTCGTCGCTTGCCGATCCCCGCGCCGTTGCTGCAGGTGCTGGCCGGACTCGCGGTGGGATTCGTGCCCGGCGTCGAGATGCCGACGCTCGATCCCGACGTGGTGTTCTTCGTGTTCCTGCCGCCGATTCTGTGGGCCGCGGCGTTCTTCACGTCGTTCCGCGAGTTCACGGCGAACCGGCGGGCCATCGGTGGCTTGGCCGTCGGACTGGTGCTCGCGACGACGGCCGTCGTCGCGGTGCTCATCCGGATGTTCATTCCCGATATGCCGTGGGCGGTCGCCGTCGCCCTCGGCGCCATCGTGTCACCGCCCGATGCCGTGGCGGCCACGGCGGTGGTGTCGCGCTTGCCGGTGCCGGGTCGCGTGATCGTGATTCTCGAAGGCGAGAGCCTCGTGAACGATGCGTCGGCACTGGTGCTGTATCGCACGGCGGTGGCGGCGGCGGTCACCGGCGCGTTCAGCTTCGGTGAAGCGCTGGTGCGCTTCTTCCTCGATGCCGGTGTGGGTGTGCTGGTCGGGCTGGCCGTTGGCTGGCTCATGATTGTGGTGGCACGTCGAACGCGCGACGAACTGGCGGAAACGGTTCTCACGTTGGCCGCGCCGTACGCCGCCTGGATGCTTGCCGAAACGCTGCATGTGTCGGCCGTGCTGGCCTGCGTCGCCGGCGGACTCTACGCGCGTCAGCATCTATCCACGGCAGTCGGGCCGCGCTCGCGCATTCAATCGCGCGCGGTCTGGGACCTGCTGGTGTTCACGCTCAACGCGCTGATCTTCATTTTGCTGGGGCTGCAGTTCGCGGAGCTCATGCAGAAATCCGGTGTGGCCGCCTTCGACGGTGCCGTGAAGTACGGAGTGCTGCTGGGCGTCGCGGTCATGGTGGTCCGCCTGATCTGGGTGCCGGTCACCACCATCTGCCGGGAATCGCTGCGTCGCGGTCGCGTGGTGACGTCGACCGCCGGCAGTTGGAAGTCGATGTTTCTGGTGTCGTGGACGAGCATGCGTGGCATCGTGTCGCTGGCCACCGCGTTCGCGTTGCCGCTCACACTCGACAACGGCGCACGATTCCCGTACCGCGACGAGGTGATCATCATGACGATGTGCCTCATTCTGGTCACGCTGGTGGTGCAGGGGCTGTCGCTGGCGCCGATCATTCGCGCCTTCAAGTTCGTGCCGGAGGCCGCGCACCACGAAGAGGAACAGGTCGCGCGACAGGAAGCGCTCCGCCGCGCGGCCGAGGCGTTGGACGACGCATCCCGCGAGCCGTGGGCCGATCCCGCCGATGTGGAGTGGCTCCGCACGGAGCTACGCGACCGCCAGCACCGGCACAAGAACGCCAGTCACACCAGTCACGCCAATCACGGCAGCCGGTCGCGTTTACGCTCGCGCATGTTGGACGCCGAACGACGGATGCTGCTTCGTCTCCGCAACGAAGGCGCGATCTCCGACGAAGTGCTGCGCACACTCGAGTCGGAGATCGACCTCGATACGTTGCGCCTCAGCCCTTCTTCGTAA
- the cysK gene encoding cysteine synthase A → MRVSSILDTIGHTPHVRLHRLFDPRVEVWMKLERANPGGSIKDRIALAMIEDAEQRGVLTKDSVIIEPTSGNTGIGLAMVAAVKGYKLVLVMPESMSIERRKLMAAYGATFDLTPREKGMKGAIERANELVASTPNAWMPNQFANEANIRAHALTTAREILADFPDGVDYLITGVGTGGHITACSEVLKQHWPAMKTFAVEPAKSAVISGGAPGPHRIQGVGPGFIPDNLHRDTLDGAIQVTEEAAFEYTQRSACEEGILVGISSGASLAAVAQKIPDMIDGARVLTFCYDTGERYLSIDGLFPA, encoded by the coding sequence GCGCGTCGAAGTCTGGATGAAACTCGAGCGCGCGAATCCGGGCGGCAGCATCAAGGATCGTATTGCCTTGGCGATGATCGAAGACGCCGAGCAGCGTGGTGTGCTGACGAAGGACAGCGTGATCATCGAACCGACGTCGGGGAACACCGGCATCGGACTGGCAATGGTCGCGGCGGTGAAGGGCTACAAGCTGGTGCTGGTCATGCCGGAGTCGATGTCGATTGAACGTCGCAAGCTGATGGCGGCGTACGGCGCGACGTTCGACCTGACGCCACGCGAGAAGGGAATGAAGGGCGCGATCGAGCGCGCCAACGAACTGGTGGCGAGCACGCCGAACGCGTGGATGCCGAACCAGTTCGCCAACGAAGCGAACATCCGCGCGCACGCGCTGACCACGGCCCGAGAAATTCTCGCCGATTTCCCCGACGGCGTGGACTATCTTATTACGGGCGTGGGCACCGGCGGTCACATCACCGCGTGCAGCGAAGTGCTGAAGCAGCATTGGCCGGCGATGAAGACGTTCGCGGTGGAACCGGCGAAGTCGGCGGTGATCAGTGGCGGAGCGCCGGGGCCGCATCGCATTCAGGGCGTGGGGCCGGGCTTCATTCCCGACAACCTGCATCGCGACACGCTGGACGGCGCCATTCAGGTCACGGAAGAAGCGGCGTTCGAGTACACGCAGCGCTCCGCGTGCGAGGAAGGGATTCTGGTCGGCATCTCGAGTGGTGCATCGCTGGCGGCGGTGGCGCAAAAGATTCCCGACATGATCGACGGTGCCCGCGTGCTCACGTTCTGCTACGACACCGGCGAACGCTATCTCTCGATCGACGGACTGTTCCCGGCGTGA
- a CDS encoding PHB depolymerase family esterase: MSRLVRSVAAVAICAPALVGAQAPATATAAKVTRADLAAAYMRVDAAYTQRENAKTLPDSVRAQVNRTVDRAALSFFSGQFAAAVGTIDAAAAQLTGAASVPPAPPAGPRSLNGAPVSAAREEYLARLAVVDSTGPLAQALLSTRERAKLLVDVPSPERSAEFLNDPVRLSRDLAREVSVLERGRDPYIGLVGDFWRVYRGANNTLVPMRIVVPPSANVRKPVGVLLVLHGAGGDENMFVDAYGSGIATKLAAEQRLILVSPKTDVFGATPEHFDALMVLLRNEFRIDSSRVYLIGHSMGAGAAARLAQARPAQFAAVAMLAGGSPITVANAPPSLFVGAELDGIIPAARVEAAAKATPGATYELFRHEGHLLMVGNGVRRAVPWLVSHTR; encoded by the coding sequence GTGAGCCGTCTTGTCCGGTCGGTTGCTGCCGTTGCGATCTGTGCGCCGGCGCTCGTCGGGGCGCAGGCGCCTGCGACCGCGACGGCCGCGAAGGTCACGCGCGCCGATCTCGCCGCCGCGTATATGCGAGTCGATGCCGCGTACACGCAGCGGGAGAACGCGAAGACCCTGCCCGACAGCGTGCGCGCCCAGGTGAATCGCACCGTCGACCGCGCGGCATTGAGTTTCTTCAGCGGGCAGTTTGCGGCGGCCGTCGGCACGATCGACGCCGCTGCCGCGCAGCTCACCGGCGCGGCCTCCGTTCCTCCCGCGCCGCCAGCGGGCCCGCGCTCGCTGAATGGCGCGCCGGTGAGTGCAGCGCGCGAGGAGTATCTGGCGCGGCTCGCCGTGGTGGACAGCACCGGGCCACTGGCGCAAGCACTGCTCTCCACGCGTGAGCGGGCCAAGCTGCTGGTCGATGTGCCATCGCCCGAGCGCAGCGCCGAGTTTCTGAACGACCCCGTGCGGTTATCTCGCGATCTGGCACGCGAAGTGAGCGTGCTGGAACGCGGACGTGATCCGTACATCGGTTTAGTTGGCGATTTCTGGCGCGTCTACCGCGGCGCGAACAACACCCTGGTGCCCATGCGCATCGTGGTGCCGCCCTCGGCGAACGTGCGTAAGCCGGTGGGTGTACTGCTGGTGTTGCACGGCGCCGGTGGCGATGAAAACATGTTCGTCGATGCGTACGGCAGCGGCATCGCGACAAAGCTCGCGGCCGAACAGCGGCTGATTCTGGTGTCGCCGAAAACCGATGTCTTCGGTGCAACGCCGGAACACTTCGATGCCTTGATGGTGCTGTTGCGCAACGAATTCCGCATCGACAGTTCGCGCGTGTACCTGATCGGCCACTCGATGGGCGCTGGCGCTGCCGCGCGGCTCGCGCAGGCGCGTCCGGCCCAGTTCGCCGCGGTCGCCATGCTGGCGGGAGGCAGTCCGATCACGGTGGCGAATGCCCCGCCGTCGCTGTTCGTCGGTGCGGAACTCGACGGCATCATTCCCGCCGCGCGAGTGGAAGCGGCCGCCAAGGCAACGCCCGGTGCCACGTATGAGCTGTTCCGCCACGAAGGCCATCTGCTGATGGTGGGGAACGGTGTGCGGCGCGCCGTGCCGTGGCTTGTGTCGCACACGCGATAA